From Bordetella flabilis, the proteins below share one genomic window:
- a CDS encoding GntR family transcriptional regulator codes for MPSARDLVYGELRRRLMSGAFLPGQRLREEHIASELAVSRTPVRNAIGRLAAEGLVKRDGRRGTVVLGWSDRDINEAFELRLLLEPYAARVAAVQATPAQIDALEDLNQGMLEAVESYDPQQPGGLDESGPLAESAGDDRVARIQYYNNRFHHALIEAAQSARVRALVDNLLDMPITIGSFYFYTREDMLRSVEHHRQIIAALRASDPACAEAAMRLHLTATHLLFRRQRNTPAHPGAPADSDAPMT; via the coding sequence ATGCCCAGCGCCCGCGATCTGGTGTACGGGGAACTCCGCCGCCGCCTCATGTCAGGCGCCTTCCTGCCCGGTCAGCGCCTGCGCGAGGAGCACATCGCCAGCGAACTGGCGGTCAGCCGTACGCCCGTGCGCAATGCCATCGGACGTCTCGCCGCAGAGGGCCTGGTCAAGCGCGACGGCCGGCGCGGCACGGTTGTGCTTGGATGGTCGGATCGCGACATCAACGAGGCCTTCGAGCTGCGCTTGCTATTGGAGCCTTACGCCGCACGCGTGGCCGCCGTGCAGGCGACGCCCGCGCAGATCGATGCCCTGGAAGACCTGAACCAGGGAATGCTCGAGGCAGTCGAGTCGTATGACCCGCAGCAGCCGGGCGGCTTGGACGAGTCGGGCCCGTTGGCCGAGTCCGCCGGCGACGACCGCGTGGCCCGGATTCAGTACTACAACAATCGTTTCCACCATGCGCTGATCGAGGCCGCGCAGTCGGCGCGCGTGCGCGCGCTGGTGGACAACCTGCTCGATATGCCGATCACCATCGGCTCGTTCTATTTCTACACGCGCGAGGACATGCTACGCAGCGTGGAGCATCACCGGCAGATCATCGCGGCCCTGCGGGCCAGCGACCCGGCCTGCGCGGAAGCCGCGATGCGCTTGCACCTGACCGCCACGCACCTGCTTTTCCGCAGACAGCGCAATACGCCGGCGCACCCGGGCGCTCCCGCCGATAGTGACGCGCCGATGACCTGA
- a CDS encoding Bug family tripartite tricarboxylate transporter substrate binding protein, producing MRAFKRMAATAALLACTATAGAADLGSGPITFISPFPPGGGTDTLTRMVGTAIGQDTGWNIVVENKPGAGGNLALDATARARPDGHTLVMAQTDNIVLNPWLYNKLPYDTFKDFKPVGLVASSPSVFVVLPDSPYKTVDDVVQAAKAKPGRVSLGIPGIGGSGDLIGYLWRKAAGIELMHVPYRGWAQAFPDLMSHRIDLYTGSVASLLPQIRGGKVRALAVVAEERSPALPDVPTFAESGFKSITQTIWWGLMAPGQTPDDIVAQLNTALNRTLDKPEVTQKLQDAGYSVMKGTPQDLARRYRADYETFGKVVQEAGIPKQ from the coding sequence ATGCGCGCATTCAAACGGATGGCCGCCACCGCGGCGCTGCTGGCCTGCACGGCGACCGCCGGCGCGGCCGACCTCGGGAGCGGCCCCATCACTTTCATCTCGCCGTTCCCGCCTGGCGGCGGTACGGACACATTGACGCGCATGGTCGGTACAGCCATCGGCCAGGACACTGGCTGGAATATCGTCGTGGAAAACAAGCCTGGCGCCGGCGGCAACCTGGCGCTGGACGCGACGGCGCGCGCGAGGCCGGATGGCCACACGCTGGTCATGGCGCAGACCGACAACATCGTCCTCAATCCCTGGCTGTACAACAAGCTGCCCTACGACACCTTCAAGGACTTCAAGCCCGTCGGTCTTGTCGCATCCTCGCCCAGCGTGTTCGTCGTGCTGCCTGACTCGCCGTACAAGACCGTGGATGATGTGGTCCAGGCGGCCAAGGCGAAACCCGGGCGTGTGTCGCTGGGCATTCCGGGCATCGGCGGCAGCGGCGATCTCATCGGCTATCTGTGGCGCAAGGCGGCGGGCATCGAGCTTATGCATGTCCCGTATCGTGGCTGGGCGCAGGCTTTCCCCGACCTGATGAGCCACCGCATCGATCTCTACACCGGCTCGGTCGCATCCCTGTTGCCGCAGATCCGCGGCGGCAAGGTTCGCGCCCTGGCCGTTGTGGCCGAAGAGCGCTCGCCCGCGTTGCCTGACGTACCGACCTTCGCGGAGAGCGGTTTCAAGTCCATCACGCAAACCATCTGGTGGGGCCTGATGGCGCCGGGCCAGACCCCTGACGATATCGTCGCTCAACTGAACACCGCCCTGAACCGCACGCTGGACAAGCCCGAGGTCACGCAGAAGCTGCAGGATGCCGGCTATAGCGTAATGAAGGGGACGCCGCAGGATCTGGCCAGGCGCTATCGCGCCGACTACGAAACCTTCGGCAAGGTGGTGCAGGAAGCGGGCATTCCCAAGCAGTAA
- a CDS encoding NAD(P)-dependent oxidoreductase has translation MKIALIGCGEVGQCYAAAWRKAGHAIYAICEIRQDPDMQALARGFGAALHAAPGAWLADADIVVSAVYGHAARGVAEQALPYLRADALYADFTTAGAADMRAAATVAAGDGIPFADVAIMGAIALLGDRTPLLCAGTGAEAAAAFARDSGAPARAIAGQAGDAVRLKLLRSIMTKGMESLTVECLVAAESMGLRDALYEVLADIDRTPLTTFMDSFLRSHVLHAPRRLAEVREAREQLIDAGLQPLVLDGVERLFARTTHGIEAAHAAGARLDLPDTVPARLEWLATLASGKSGRASA, from the coding sequence ATGAAAATCGCCCTCATTGGATGTGGAGAGGTAGGCCAGTGCTACGCGGCGGCCTGGCGCAAGGCGGGGCATGCGATCTACGCCATCTGTGAAATCCGCCAGGACCCTGACATGCAGGCCCTCGCCCGCGGCTTTGGCGCCGCCTTGCATGCGGCGCCGGGCGCCTGGCTGGCCGACGCCGATATCGTCGTCTCGGCTGTCTACGGCCATGCCGCACGCGGGGTGGCGGAACAGGCGCTGCCTTACCTGCGCGCGGACGCGCTGTACGCGGACTTCACCACCGCGGGCGCGGCCGACATGCGTGCGGCCGCGACCGTCGCGGCCGGCGACGGCATACCTTTCGCCGACGTGGCGATCATGGGCGCCATTGCGCTATTGGGCGATCGCACACCGCTGCTGTGCGCGGGAACGGGCGCCGAAGCCGCCGCCGCCTTCGCACGCGACAGCGGCGCCCCGGCGCGTGCCATTGCCGGCCAGGCCGGCGACGCGGTGCGCCTGAAGCTGCTGCGCAGCATCATGACCAAGGGCATGGAAAGCCTGACCGTCGAATGCCTGGTGGCCGCCGAAAGCATGGGCCTGCGTGATGCGCTGTACGAGGTGCTGGCCGATATCGATCGCACGCCCCTGACGACGTTCATGGACTCGTTCCTGCGCTCGCACGTCCTGCACGCGCCGCGCCGCCTGGCCGAGGTGCGCGAGGCGCGCGAGCAACTGATCGACGCGGGCCTGCAGCCCCTGGTCCTCGACGGCGTGGAACGCCTGTTCGCCCGTACGACGCATGGCATCGAAGCCGCTCATGCAGCCGGCGCGCGGCTCGACCTCCCGGACACCGTTCCCGCGCGGCTGGAATGGCTGGCGACGCTGGCCAGCGGAAAATCTGGGCGGGCATCCGCGTAG
- a CDS encoding TssQ family T6SS-associated lipoprotein produces the protein MTVPFRLAALSLAAVLAACTTPPAATPSGPPSQAALDALAQVRQAYLAGKYGDVIRGVATSDALAEAPAQVRVEAWKLQAFSYCVAGYRVLCEEDFARILQVDPKFELAPAEIGHPLWGPAFQRAKAAQGR, from the coding sequence ATGACCGTTCCATTCCGCCTCGCCGCGCTCTCCCTGGCCGCCGTCCTGGCCGCTTGCACGACGCCGCCGGCCGCCACCCCGTCCGGCCCGCCCAGCCAAGCCGCCCTGGATGCCTTGGCCCAGGTCCGGCAGGCCTACCTGGCCGGCAAGTACGGCGATGTGATCCGCGGCGTGGCGACATCCGACGCGCTGGCCGAAGCGCCTGCACAGGTTCGCGTCGAGGCCTGGAAACTGCAGGCTTTCAGCTATTGCGTGGCCGGCTACCGGGTCTTGTGCGAAGAAGACTTCGCGCGCATTCTTCAGGTCGACCCGAAATTCGAACTCGCGCCGGCGGAGATCGGGCATCCGCTGTGGGGCCCTGCCTTCCAGCGGGCCAAGGCCGCCCAAGGACGTTGA
- a CDS encoding MEKHLA domain-containing protein, whose protein sequence is MDLPLYADPAFFQLLAGSYARLLGRPLVAEPLPAEAASHWLYEEAPFAVLAHNTDADPRFIYGNKAAQRRFEYSWDEITRLPSRLSAEAPNREERQRFLERVQRIGYEEGYRGVRITKSGKRFMIEQATLWQLRDDSGMLHGQAVIIPRTADL, encoded by the coding sequence GTGGATTTACCGTTGTACGCAGATCCGGCTTTTTTTCAGCTGCTGGCCGGCAGCTATGCTCGCCTTCTGGGCCGTCCGCTGGTCGCTGAACCTCTGCCCGCCGAGGCTGCCAGCCACTGGCTGTACGAGGAAGCCCCCTTTGCCGTGCTCGCGCACAACACCGATGCCGATCCGCGCTTCATCTACGGCAACAAGGCCGCGCAGCGCCGCTTCGAATATTCCTGGGACGAGATCACACGCCTGCCGTCCCGGCTGTCGGCCGAGGCGCCCAACCGCGAGGAACGGCAGCGCTTCCTGGAGCGCGTGCAACGCATTGGCTACGAAGAGGGTTATCGCGGCGTGCGCATTACCAAGTCGGGCAAACGCTTCATGATCGAGCAGGCCACCTTGTGGCAGTTGCGCGACGATAGCGGCATGCTGCACGGCCAGGCGGTGATCATCCCGCGCACCGCCGACCTTTGA
- the rpoC gene encoding DNA-directed RNA polymerase subunit beta', with translation MKALLDLFKQVSQDEQFDAIKIGIASPEKIRSWSYGEVRKPETINYRTFKPERDGLFCSKIFGPIKDYECLCGKYKRLKHRGVICEKCGVEVTVAKVRRERMGHIELASPVAHIWFLKSLPSRLGMVLDMTLRDIERVLYFEAWCVIEPGMTPLKRGQIMSDDDFLAKTEEYGDDFRALMGAEAVRELLRTIDIDREVETLRGELKATGSEAKIKKISKRLKVLEGFQKSGIKPEWMVMEVLPVLPPDLRPLVPLDGGRFATSDLNDLYRRVINRNNRLKRLLELKAPEIILRNEKRMLQEAVDSLLDNGRRGKAMTGANKRQLKSLADMIKGKSGRFRQNLLGKRVDYSGRSVIVVGPQLKLHQCGLPKLMALELFKPFIFNRLEMMGLATTIKAAKKLVESQEPVVWDILEEVIREHPVMLNRAPTLHRLGIQAFEPVLIEGKAIQLHPLVCAAFNADFDGDQMAVHVPLSLEAQLEARTLMLASNNVLFPANGEPSIVPSQDIVLGLYYTTRERINGRGEGIFFTDVAEVQRAYDNGEVELQSRITVRLKEFEKDEQGEWQPVVRRYETTVGRALLSEILPKGLPFTVLNKALKKKEISRLINQSFRRCGLRDTVIFADKLMQSGFRLATRGGISIAMDDMLIPSAKEGILAEASKEVKEIDKQYSSGLVTSQERYNNVVDIWGKAGDKVGKAMMEQLATEPVTNRHGEEVRQESFNSIYMMADSGARGSAAQIRQLAGMRGLMAKPDGSIIETPITANFREGLNVLQYFISTHGARKGLADTALKTANSGYLTRRLVDVTQDLVIIENDCGTSQGYSMKALVEGGEVIEPLRDRILGRVAAVDIVNPDTQETAIDAGTLLDEDLVDMIDRIGVDEVKVRTPLTCETRHGLCAHCYGRDLGRGYMVNVGEAVGVIAAQSIGEPGTQLTMRTFHIGGAASRSALASAVETKSNGTVGFASTMRYVTNAKGERVAISRSGEIAIYDDNGRERERHKIPYGATVLVGDGEGVKAGARLATWDPLTRPIVSEYAGQVRFENIEEGVTVAKQVDEVTGLSTLVVITPKTRGGKIVMRPQIKLINETGEEVKIAGTDHSVNISFPVGALITVRDGQQVAVGEVLARIPQESQKTRDITGGLPRVAELFEARSPKDAGMLADVTGTVSFGKDTKGKQRLVITDLEGVSHEFLIPKEKQVLVHDGQVVNKGEMIVDGPADPHDILRLQGIEKLATYIVDEVQDVYRLQGVKINDKHIEVIVRQMLRRVNIVDAGDAEFIPGEQVERSELLNENDRVVDEGKRPAIYDNVLLGITKASLSTDSFISAASFQETTRVLTEAAIMGKRDDLRGLKENVIVGRLIPAGTGLAYHLARKDKEALEAAEREAARQLANPFEEPAVTIGSDHEGESAPEASEGPIAE, from the coding sequence ATGAAAGCGCTACTCGACCTCTTCAAGCAAGTCTCGCAAGACGAGCAGTTCGATGCCATCAAGATCGGCATCGCCTCGCCCGAGAAAATCCGTTCGTGGTCTTACGGCGAAGTCCGCAAGCCCGAAACCATCAACTACCGCACCTTCAAGCCGGAGCGCGATGGCCTGTTCTGCTCGAAGATCTTCGGGCCGATCAAGGACTACGAGTGCCTGTGCGGCAAGTACAAGCGCCTGAAGCATCGCGGCGTCATCTGCGAAAAGTGCGGCGTTGAAGTCACGGTCGCCAAGGTGCGCCGCGAGCGCATGGGCCATATCGAACTGGCCAGCCCCGTCGCGCACATCTGGTTCCTGAAGAGCCTGCCGTCCCGCCTGGGCATGGTGCTCGACATGACGCTGCGCGACATCGAGCGCGTGCTGTACTTCGAAGCCTGGTGCGTCATCGAACCTGGCATGACGCCGCTCAAGCGCGGCCAGATCATGTCGGACGACGACTTCCTGGCCAAGACCGAGGAATACGGTGACGACTTCCGCGCCCTGATGGGTGCGGAAGCCGTGCGCGAGCTGCTGCGCACCATCGACATCGACCGCGAAGTGGAAACGCTGCGTGGCGAATTGAAGGCCACCGGTTCGGAAGCCAAGATCAAGAAGATCTCCAAGCGCCTGAAGGTGCTGGAAGGCTTCCAGAAGTCCGGCATCAAGCCGGAATGGATGGTCATGGAAGTGCTGCCCGTGCTGCCGCCGGACCTGCGTCCGCTGGTGCCGCTGGACGGCGGCCGCTTCGCGACCTCCGACCTGAACGACCTGTACCGCCGCGTCATCAACCGGAACAACCGCCTCAAGCGCCTGCTCGAACTGAAGGCGCCGGAAATCATCCTGCGCAACGAAAAGCGCATGTTGCAGGAAGCCGTCGACTCGCTGCTGGACAACGGCCGCCGCGGCAAGGCCATGACGGGCGCCAACAAGCGCCAGCTCAAGTCCCTGGCAGACATGATCAAGGGCAAGAGCGGCCGCTTCCGCCAGAACCTGCTGGGCAAGCGCGTCGACTATTCCGGCCGTTCGGTCATCGTGGTGGGTCCTCAGCTCAAGCTGCACCAGTGCGGCCTGCCCAAGCTGATGGCGCTGGAACTGTTCAAGCCGTTCATCTTCAATCGACTGGAGATGATGGGCCTGGCCACGACCATCAAGGCCGCGAAGAAGCTCGTCGAAAGCCAGGAACCCGTCGTGTGGGACATCCTGGAAGAAGTGATCCGCGAACACCCGGTCATGCTGAACCGCGCGCCGACGCTGCACCGCCTGGGCATCCAGGCCTTCGAACCGGTGCTGATCGAAGGCAAGGCGATCCAGCTGCATCCGCTCGTCTGCGCGGCGTTCAACGCCGACTTCGACGGTGACCAGATGGCCGTCCACGTTCCGCTGTCGCTGGAAGCGCAGTTGGAAGCCCGCACGCTGATGCTGGCTTCGAACAACGTGCTGTTCCCCGCCAACGGCGAACCGTCGATCGTGCCGTCCCAGGACATCGTGCTGGGTCTGTACTACACGACTCGCGAACGCATCAACGGACGCGGCGAAGGCATCTTCTTCACCGATGTCGCCGAAGTGCAGCGCGCCTACGACAACGGCGAAGTCGAACTGCAAAGCCGCATTACCGTGCGCCTGAAGGAGTTCGAGAAAGACGAGCAAGGCGAATGGCAGCCGGTCGTGCGTCGCTACGAGACCACGGTGGGCCGCGCCCTGCTGTCCGAGATCCTGCCCAAGGGCCTGCCCTTCACCGTCCTGAACAAGGCGCTGAAGAAGAAGGAAATCTCGCGCCTGATCAACCAGTCGTTCCGTCGCTGCGGCCTGCGCGATACGGTGATTTTTGCCGACAAGCTGATGCAGTCGGGCTTCCGCCTCGCTACGCGCGGCGGCATCTCGATCGCCATGGACGACATGCTGATTCCGTCGGCCAAGGAAGGCATCCTGGCCGAAGCCAGCAAGGAAGTGAAGGAGATCGACAAGCAGTATTCGTCGGGTCTGGTCACGTCGCAGGAGCGCTACAACAACGTCGTGGACATCTGGGGCAAGGCTGGCGACAAGGTCGGCAAGGCCATGATGGAACAGCTCGCGACCGAGCCGGTCACCAACCGGCACGGCGAGGAAGTGCGCCAGGAGTCCTTCAACTCCATCTACATGATGGCCGACTCGGGCGCCCGTGGTTCCGCCGCCCAGATCCGCCAGCTGGCGGGCATGCGTGGCCTGATGGCCAAGCCGGATGGCTCCATCATCGAAACGCCCATCACGGCGAACTTCCGCGAAGGCCTGAACGTACTGCAGTACTTCATCTCGACGCACGGTGCGCGCAAGGGCCTGGCCGATACCGCGCTGAAGACCGCGAACTCCGGCTACCTGACGCGTCGCCTGGTCGATGTGACGCAGGACCTGGTCATCATCGAAAACGACTGCGGCACTTCGCAGGGCTACTCGATGAAGGCCCTGGTGGAAGGCGGCGAAGTCATCGAACCGTTGCGCGACCGTATCCTCGGTCGTGTGGCGGCGGTGGACATCGTCAATCCGGACACCCAGGAAACCGCGATCGACGCCGGCACGCTGCTGGACGAAGACCTGGTCGACATGATCGACCGCATCGGCGTGGACGAGGTCAAGGTGCGTACGCCGCTGACCTGCGAAACGCGTCATGGCCTGTGCGCGCACTGCTACGGTCGCGACCTGGGCCGCGGCTACATGGTCAACGTGGGCGAAGCCGTCGGCGTCATCGCGGCCCAGTCCATCGGGGAACCGGGCACGCAGCTCACGATGCGGACCTTCCACATCGGTGGTGCGGCCTCGCGTTCGGCGCTGGCCAGCGCGGTGGAAACCAAGTCCAACGGTACGGTCGGTTTCGCCAGCACCATGCGCTACGTCACCAACGCCAAGGGCGAACGAGTGGCGATCTCGCGTTCGGGTGAAATCGCGATCTACGACGACAACGGACGCGAGCGCGAACGTCACAAGATCCCGTACGGCGCGACCGTGCTGGTCGGCGATGGCGAAGGCGTCAAGGCCGGCGCCCGCCTGGCGACCTGGGACCCGCTGACCCGTCCGATCGTTTCCGAGTACGCCGGCCAGGTGCGCTTCGAAAACATCGAGGAAGGCGTTACCGTCGCCAAGCAGGTGGACGAAGTCACCGGCCTGTCGACGCTGGTCGTGATCACGCCCAAGACGCGCGGCGGCAAGATCGTCATGCGTCCGCAGATCAAGCTCATCAACGAGACCGGCGAGGAAGTGAAGATCGCCGGCACCGACCACTCGGTGAACATCTCGTTCCCGGTGGGTGCGCTGATCACGGTGCGTGACGGCCAGCAGGTGGCGGTCGGCGAAGTGCTGGCCCGTATCCCGCAGGAATCGCAGAAGACCCGCGACATCACGGGCGGTCTGCCGCGCGTGGCCGAGCTCTTCGAAGCCCGTTCGCCCAAGGACGCCGGCATGCTGGCCGACGTCACGGGTACGGTCTCGTTCGGCAAGGACACCAAGGGCAAGCAGCGTCTGGTCATCACCGACCTGGAAGGCGTCAGCCACGAATTCCTGATTCCTAAGGAAAAGCAGGTGCTGGTGCACGACGGCCAGGTGGTGAACAAGGGCGAGATGATCGTGGACGGCCCGGCCGACCCGCACGACATCCTGCGCTTGCAGGGCATCGAGAAGCTGGCGACCTATATCGTCGACGAGGTCCAGGACGTCTATCGCCTGCAGGGCGTGAAGATCAACGACAAGCATATCGAGGTGATCGTCCGCCAGATGCTGCGTCGCGTGAACATCGTCGATGCCGGTGATGCGGAGTTCATCCCGGGTGAACAGGTCGAGCGTTCGGAGCTGCTGAACGAAAACGATCGCGTGGTTGACGAAGGCAAGCGTCCGGCCATCTACGACAACGTGCTTCTCGGTATCACCAAGGCTTCGCTGTCGACAGACTCGTTCATCTCGGCTGCTTCGTTCCAGGAAACCACGCGGGTCCTCACCGAAGCCGCCATCATGGGCAAGCGGGACGACCTGCGCGGGCTGAAGGAAAACGTCATCGTTGGCCGACTGATCCCGGCGGGTACCGGCCTGGCCTATCACCTTGCCCGCAAGGACAAGGAAGCGCTGGAAGCGGCCGAACGCGAAGCCGCGCGCCAGCTGGCCAATCCTTTCGAGGAGCCGGCTGTCACGATAGGTTCGGACCACGAAGGCGAAAGCGCGCCGGAGGCCAGCGAAGGACCGATCGCCGAGTAA